In Myxococcota bacterium, the sequence CGGCCGGCCAGCTGGCGCTGGCCTGGGTGATGGCGCAGGGCGACGACGTGGTGCCCATTCCGGGCACCAAGCGCCGCAAGTATCTCGAGGAGAACGCTGCCGCGTCCGACGTCGCGCTCGGCCCGAAGGACCTGGCGAAGCTCGACGAGGTCGCGCCGCGCGGCAGCGCGGCCGGCGAGCGCTACCCCGCCGCCATGATGGGCTCGGTCGGCCGCTGACTCAGCCGTCGGCCTCGGGCGTGACCGTGAGCGACGAGCGCTCGCGCCCGCGCACCAGCTCGAAGCGCACCGGCACGCCGATCCGCGTCTCGCCGAGCAACGCGATCAGCGCATCGACCGAAGCGGTGGGCTTGCCGTCCAGGGTGAGCAGCCAGTCACCCACCCGCAGGCCCGCCTTCGCCGAGGGGCTGCGTTCCGTGACTTGCAGGACCTCGACCACCGACGGGCGGTCGAGCCCCAGGAGCCGCGCCATGCGCGGGTCGATCGGCCGCGTGCGGCCCGCCAGCCCGATGCGCGCGCGCCGCACGAGCCCGTGCTGCAGGAGCTGCGCGACCACGTAGTCGGCCGTGCTGGCCGGGATCGCGAAGCCGATGCCCTGCGCGTAGGCGATGATCGCCGTGTTCACCCCGATCACGGCCCCCGTCGAGTCGAGCAGCGGGCCGCCCGAGTTGCCCGGGTTGAGCGGCGCGGTGTGCTGGATGACGCTGTCGATCAGCCGCCCGTGCGTGCCGCGCAGCGAGCGGCCGGTCGCGCTCACGATGCCGGAAGTCACGCTGGACTCGAAGCCGAGGGGATTGCCGATCGCCACCACGAGCTGGCCGGCGCGCGGGGCGCGGCCGGTCTCGAGCCGCGCGAACGGCAGCGAGTGGCCTTCGACCTGCACGAGCGCCAGGTCGGTCGCCGGGTCGCGGCCGACCAGCCGCGCCTTCAGCGCCCGGCCGTCGGGCAGGCCGGCCTCGTAGTCCGAGCCGGCGGCCACCACGTGGTCGTTGGTCAGCGCGTAGCCGTCGGGCGTGATCAGCACGCCCGAGCCGTGGCCGCCGCCGCCCGTGCGCACGCCGATCACGGCGGGCGCGACGGCGTCGACCACGTCGATCACCGCGCGCGAGTAGGCATCCAGGAGGTCGCGGTCGAGGACGGGGGGCGTCTGGGGGGACGTCATGATCGCGAAAACATGAGACCGGATGGCGCAGCGGCAAGTAAGCTCGGCTCATGCCGGCGATCCCTTGCTTGCGATACCAGGACGCGGCCGCCGCCATCGAATGGCTGTGTCGGGCGTTCGGCTTCGACCGGCACCTGGTCGTGCCGGGCCCGTCTGGCGGCATCGCGCACGCCGAGCTCACGCACGGCGACGCCATGATCATGCTCGGCTCGACGGGCGGGCCGTACGACGCCCTGGTCTACCCGCCCGAGAAGAACGGTGGCGTGTGCACGCAGACCCTCTACCTGGTCGTGTCAGACCCCGACGCGCACTACCGAAGGGCTGTGGCCGCGGGTGCCCCCGTGGTGACTCCGATCGAGGACAAGCCGCAAGGCGGGCGCGGCTACATCTGCCGGGATCCCGAGGGAAATCTCTGGAACTTCGGCAGCTACGACCCGTTCAAGCCGGCGGCTCGCCCTGCAAAGTGACCCGGTGGATGATGCGCGGCTCGTTGCCGTAGTCGGCAATCGCGTAGTGCATCGTGCAGCGGTTGTCCCAGAAGCCCACGTCGCCCTGCGACCAGCGGCGGCGCACCGTGTGCTCGGGCAGCGTCGAATGCTGGAACAGGAAGGCCAGCAGCGCCTCGCTCTCGGCGTAGGCCAGCTCGCAGATGTGCGAGGTCCAGGCGGGATTCACGAACAGCGCCTTGCGGCCGGTGACCGGGTGCGTGCGCACCACGGGGTGGCGTGCGCTGGGGAGTGACTCGGGCAGCTTGATCCTCCCCGGCTCGAGCCGGCGCATGCGGTCCTTGCGCTGCACCTCGCGCGCGGCGGCCGCGACCTCGTGCTGGGCGGTGAGTCCCCCGAGCATGCGCTTCATCGGCTCCGACAGCGTCTCGTAGGCGGCGTACATGTTGGCCCACAGGGTGTCTCCGCCGTGGTCGGGGCAGAGCTTCATGGACAGGATCGAGCCGAGCGGCGGGCGCGGCGAGAAGGTCACGTCGGTGTGCCAGACGTCGGCACGGCCGCCGTCCTTCGCGGACAGCACGGCGACCTCCTCGTGCTCGGGCGTGTGCGGAATGAACGGGTGCTTGCCCTCGGGCGTTCCGAACGCGCGTGCAAACGCCAGGTGCTCGGCCGGCTCGAGTGACTGCCGCGGGAAGAAGATCACCAGGTGCTGGTGCAGCGCGTCGCGCACGGCGTCGCGAGTCGGCGCGTCGAGCGGTTTCGCGAGGTCGATGCCGAGGATCTCGGCGCCGATCTTGCCGGCCATGGGGCGGATCTCGAGCGTCATGGGGGTCTCTCCTGGCTTCGGGCGGCCGACAGGCCGCCGGTGATGATGAATGGAATCGCCCGCGCCGCCTAGGGCGCCTCGAGGTACGCCGCGGTGGCCATGCCGCCCGCGGTGCACACGCCGACCACCGCGCGGCGCTGCTTGCGGCGCCGCAGCTCGAGCAGGGTCGAGCCGAGATAGCGCACGCCGGACATGCCGTACGGATGGCCGAGCGGCACCGCGCCGCCGTTCACGTTCGTGATCTCCCAGGGAGTCTCGAGCTGCGCCTGGTTGTAGAGCGTGGTGACCGCGTAGGCCTCGTGCAGCTCCCACAGGTCGACGTCGGACGGCGCGAGCTGGTGGTGCTTCAGGATTCGCCGGATCGCGGGCGCGATCGCGATACTCATCTCCTCGGGCGGCACGGCCGCGAGCTGCATGCCGCGGAACAGCCCGAGCATCGGCAGTCCCCGGCGCGCCGCGAGGTCGGCGTCCATCAGCACGACCGCGGCCGCACCGTCGGAGAGCTGCGAGGCGTTGCCGGCAGTCACCGTGCCGCCGGGGTACACGGGCGGGAGCTTCGCGAGCTTCTCGAGCGTGGTGTCCGGGCGCGGCCCCTCGTCGCGGTCGAGCGTGACCTTCTCCTGGCGCACCGCGCCGGTGGCCTTGTCGGTGACCTTCATGGTGGTCGTGAAGGGCACGATCTCCTCGCCGTAGACGCCGCGCGCCGCCGCCGCTGCGACCCGCGCCTGACTGCGCACGACGTACTCGTCCTGCGCCGCGCGCGAGATGGCGTACTTCTTCGCCACGAAGTCGGCGGTCTGGTTCATGGTCCACCACACGGCCGGCATGCGCTTCTGCAGCGGCTCGTAGAAGAAGCCATTCAGGTTGATGTGTGACTGGGTCATGCTGATGCTCTCGACGCCGCCCGCGACGATCACGCTGGCCTCGCCGGCGGCAATGCGGTTGGCGGCGATCGAGGCCGCCGAGAGACCCGAGCCGCAGTAGCGGTTGATCGTCATGCCCGGCACCTCGTTGCCGAAGCCGGCCTCGAGCCCCGCGGTGCGCGCGATGTTGTGACCCGTCGCGCCCTCGGGCAGGCCGCAGCCCAGCACCACGTCTTCGATCTCGCCGGCCTCGATGCGCGCGCGCGCGACGGCGTTGCGCAGCACGTGCGCGGCGAGGGGAATGCCGTGGGTCTGGTTCAGCGCCCCGCGGTTGGCCTTGGCGATCCCGGTGCGGCAGTAGGAGAGGACGGCGACGGTCTTCATGGCCCCGACTCTAGCGCCGGCGAATAAATGACCTATGGTCAGCTAAATGCCGACCGCCCGAGCTGCCCGACGCGCGCCCTATCAGCGCGCGCGCGCGCCCGCCCACAAGGCCGAGCGCCTCGAGGCGATCCTCGACGCGGCCGAGGCGCGCGTGCGCCGCGAGCCCTTCGCCGACATCCAGATGAGCGACCTCGCGCGCCGGGTCGGGCTGGTGAAGGGCACGCTGTATCTCTACTTCCCCACCAAGGAGGCGCTGTTCGTGGCGGTGGTGCGCCGCGTGTTCGCGCGCTTCTTCGCGGCCGCGGCGGCGGGCGTCGCGGCGGCGCCCGCCACGCGCGCCGGTGTCTGCGGCGCGCTCGCGGGAGCGATCGGCGCCGAGCCCGCGCTGCGGCCGCTCGTGGCCGTGCTGCACACCGCCCTCGAGCACAACCTGTCCGACCGCGGCGTGGCCGACTTCAAGCGCTTCCTGCTCGGCGAGGTGACTGCGCTCGGCGCGCGCATCGACGCGCGCCTGCGCTGGCCCGCGGGCTCGGGCGCGCGGCTCGTGCTGCGCCTGCACGTGCTGGTGATCGGCCTGCACCACGTGGCCACGCCGAGCCCCGCCGTGCGGCGCGCGCTGGCCGACCCCGCGCTCGCGCTCTTCCGCAGCGACTTCGCGGCGCAGCTCGCCGAGCTCCTGCCGCTCGTCGCCCACCCCCTGCCCGAAGGAGAGACTCCATGAAGGGAACCGTGCTCGTGACCGGCGCCGCCGGCTTCATCGCCACTCACTGCCTGCTCGCGCTCCACCGCTCCGGCTATGCGCTGCGCGGCACGCTGCGCTCGCGCGCGCGCCGTGACACGTTGCTCGACGTGCTGCAGCGCGCCGCGGGCGAGCCCGTGCCCGTCGAGTGCGTCGAGGCCGACCTCTTGCGCGACGAGGGCTGGGCCGAGGCGGTGCGCGGCGTCGACGGCGTGCTGCACGTGGCCTCGCCGCTGCCGCGCGTCCTGCCGCGCGACCCCGAGGAGCTGATCCGCCCCGCGCGCGAGGGCGCGCTGCGCGTGCTGCGCGCCGCCGAGGCTGCCGGCGTGCGCCGCGTGGTCATGACTTCTTCGACCGCGGCCATCTGCTACGGCCGCGGCGCGCTCGGGCGGCCGTTCACGGAGAGTGACTGGTCCGATCCCGAGGGCCGCGACAACTCGAGCTACACCCGCTCCAAGACCTACGCCGAGCGCGCCGCATGGGACTTCGTGCGCAGCCCGGGCGTGAAGCTCGAGCTCGCGACCGTGAATCCCGGCGCCGTGCTGGGCCCGGTGCTCGAGCAGGACTACGGGACCTCGGCGGAGATCGTGCTGAAGCTCCTGAACGGCGACTTCCCCGGCATTCCCGACTTCGACTTTCCGATCGTCGACGTGCGCGACGTGGCGGCCGCGCACCTGGCCGCGCTCGAGTCACCGGGGGCGGCCGGCCAGCGCTTCCTGTGCGTCTCGGGGAACATGAGCATGCGCGAGATCGCGGCCGTGCTGCGCGCGCACCTGCCCGAACGCGCTGCGAAGCTGCCGCGCCGGGAGCTGCCGCACTGGCTGGTGCGCGTGGCGGCGCTCTTCGACCCGGTCACGCGCGCGGTGGTGTTCGAGCTGGGCATCCGGCGCGAGTGCGATACGCGCGCCGCCCAGACGCGGCTCGGCTGGAAGCCCATGCCCGTCGCGCAGAGCGTGCGAGACACCGCCGACAGCCTGATCGCCCAGGGGCTCGTGCGCTGATGCGCGGCCCGCTCGCCGCGGCGCTCGCGCTGTTGCTCGCGGCGGGCTGCAGCGCGCGCAAGGACCCGCTGCTCGAGCGGCTGCGCGGGCCGCAGGTCGCGGCGCACCGCGGCGGCTTCGGCTTCCCCGACTCGAACACCGTGGCGCGCTTCGAGCTCACGCGGCAGCTCGGCGTCGAGGTGTTCGAGACCGACCTGCGCCTGTCCAAGGACGGCGTGGTGTTCCTGTTCCACAACGAGCGGCTCGACAAAGTGACCGACTGCCAGGGCCGGCTCGCGGACCGGACTGCCGACGAGCTCTCGCACTGTCACTTGAACGGGCTCGAGCGCGGCCCCGACCGCTTCGAGGACGCGCTGCGCTGGGCCGCCGGACGCGTGGTGCTCGACGCCGAGCTCAAGGCGCGCGAGGCGGTGCGCCCCGCGATCGACCTGGTGGCCAAGTACGGCGCGTGGGACTGGGTGTACTTCCAGGTCGGCAGCGGGCTGCGCGTGTATCAGGCCGTGCGCGACTACGACTCGCGCGTGGCGCTCGAGGCCTCGCCGCGCGGCCCGCGCGCCGAGGAGTGGCTGGCCGCGCTGCTGGCGGCGCGCGACTCACGGCTGCTCTCGATCCAGCTCCATCCCGACTTCCTCTCGGACGAGCTGGTGGGCCGCGTGCACTCCGCCGGCAAGGTCGCCTCACTCAACGCCTTCCAGCTGGCCCCCGAGACCGAAGGCGCGAGCTGCACGCGCGTGTTCGAGGCCGGCGTCGACATCGCCGTGACCAACGCGCCCGAGCCCTGCCTGAAGCAGCGCGACGGCGCGCGCACGACTCACTCGGCGAGTGTCTCCGCGCGGCGCAGCTCGGCCAGCCCGTGACGCGCCGCTTCGAGATCCAGCTCCGTCTCCAGCTGCAAGAGGACCTCGTCGCTGATCACGTCGTCGCGGCGCAGCTCGAGCAGCGCCAGGCGCTCGGCCAGCAGGCTCTCGAAGCGTGCGCGCTTGGCGCCGCGCTCGACGATCAGGCTCGACGCGCCGTCGCAGGCCCGGCGCAGCCGGCCCTCGTACTGCTCGCGCAGCGACGCCAGCGCGCGCGGATCGGCCCAGGGCTCGGCCTCGAGCGCCTCGAGCCGCGCCAGCGCCGAGCGAGCCGCGTGCGAGCGCGCGCGCACCTCCTCGCGCATGGCCTCGTCGTCGACCGGCAGCTCGAGCCACTGGATGATCGGCGCCAGCGAGAGCCCCTGCAGGACGAGCGTGCAGAAGATCACCACGAAGGTGATCAGCACGATCTCTGAGCGGAACGGCAGCGGCGATCCGTCGGGCAGCGACAGGGGCAGCGCCATGGCCGCGGCCAGCGACACGATCCCGCGCAGGCCGGTCCAGCCGAGCAGGAACATCGCC encodes:
- a CDS encoding aldehyde reductase, with the translated sequence MKGTVLVTGAAGFIATHCLLALHRSGYALRGTLRSRARRDTLLDVLQRAAGEPVPVECVEADLLRDEGWAEAVRGVDGVLHVASPLPRVLPRDPEELIRPAREGALRVLRAAEAAGVRRVVMTSSTAAICYGRGALGRPFTESDWSDPEGRDNSSYTRSKTYAERAAWDFVRSPGVKLELATVNPGAVLGPVLEQDYGTSAEIVLKLLNGDFPGIPDFDFPIVDVRDVAAAHLAALESPGAAGQRFLCVSGNMSMREIAAVLRAHLPERAAKLPRRELPHWLVRVAALFDPVTRAVVFELGIRRECDTRAAQTRLGWKPMPVAQSVRDTADSLIAQGLVR
- a CDS encoding trypsin-like peptidase domain-containing protein, which gives rise to MTSPQTPPVLDRDLLDAYSRAVIDVVDAVAPAVIGVRTGGGGHGSGVLITPDGYALTNDHVVAAGSDYEAGLPDGRALKARLVGRDPATDLALVQVEGHSLPFARLETGRAPRAGQLVVAIGNPLGFESSVTSGIVSATGRSLRGTHGRLIDSVIQHTAPLNPGNSGGPLLDSTGAVIGVNTAIIAYAQGIGFAIPASTADYVVAQLLQHGLVRRARIGLAGRTRPIDPRMARLLGLDRPSVVEVLQVTERSPSAKAGLRVGDWLLTLDGKPTASVDALIALLGETRIGVPVRFELVRGRERSSLTVTPEADG
- a CDS encoding VOC family protein, with the protein product MPAIPCLRYQDAAAAIEWLCRAFGFDRHLVVPGPSGGIAHAELTHGDAMIMLGSTGGPYDALVYPPEKNGGVCTQTLYLVVSDPDAHYRRAVAAGAPVVTPIEDKPQGGRGYICRDPEGNLWNFGSYDPFKPAARPAK
- a CDS encoding TauD/TfdA family dioxygenase; amino-acid sequence: MTLEIRPMAGKIGAEILGIDLAKPLDAPTRDAVRDALHQHLVIFFPRQSLEPAEHLAFARAFGTPEGKHPFIPHTPEHEEVAVLSAKDGGRADVWHTDVTFSPRPPLGSILSMKLCPDHGGDTLWANMYAAYETLSEPMKRMLGGLTAQHEVAAAAREVQRKDRMRRLEPGRIKLPESLPSARHPVVRTHPVTGRKALFVNPAWTSHICELAYAESEALLAFLFQHSTLPEHTVRRRWSQGDVGFWDNRCTMHYAIADYGNEPRIIHRVTLQGEPPA
- a CDS encoding glycerophosphodiester phosphodiesterase family protein, translated to MRGPLAAALALLLAAGCSARKDPLLERLRGPQVAAHRGGFGFPDSNTVARFELTRQLGVEVFETDLRLSKDGVVFLFHNERLDKVTDCQGRLADRTADELSHCHLNGLERGPDRFEDALRWAAGRVVLDAELKAREAVRPAIDLVAKYGAWDWVYFQVGSGLRVYQAVRDYDSRVALEASPRGPRAEEWLAALLAARDSRLLSIQLHPDFLSDELVGRVHSAGKVASLNAFQLAPETEGASCTRVFEAGVDIAVTNAPEPCLKQRDGARTTHSASVSARRSSASP
- a CDS encoding acetyl-CoA C-acyltransferase — protein: MKTVAVLSYCRTGIAKANRGALNQTHGIPLAAHVLRNAVARARIEAGEIEDVVLGCGLPEGATGHNIARTAGLEAGFGNEVPGMTINRYCGSGLSAASIAANRIAAGEASVIVAGGVESISMTQSHINLNGFFYEPLQKRMPAVWWTMNQTADFVAKKYAISRAAQDEYVVRSQARVAAAAARGVYGEEIVPFTTTMKVTDKATGAVRQEKVTLDRDEGPRPDTTLEKLAKLPPVYPGGTVTAGNASQLSDGAAAVVLMDADLAARRGLPMLGLFRGMQLAAVPPEEMSIAIAPAIRRILKHHQLAPSDVDLWELHEAYAVTTLYNQAQLETPWEITNVNGGAVPLGHPYGMSGVRYLGSTLLELRRRKQRRAVVGVCTAGGMATAAYLEAP
- a CDS encoding TetR family transcriptional regulator, with amino-acid sequence MPTARAARRAPYQRARAPAHKAERLEAILDAAEARVRREPFADIQMSDLARRVGLVKGTLYLYFPTKEALFVAVVRRVFARFFAAAAAGVAAAPATRAGVCGALAGAIGAEPALRPLVAVLHTALEHNLSDRGVADFKRFLLGEVTALGARIDARLRWPAGSGARLVLRLHVLVIGLHHVATPSPAVRRALADPALALFRSDFAAQLAELLPLVAHPLPEGETP